In the genome of Sporocytophaga myxococcoides DSM 11118, the window ATGATGAACGGACAGATTGGTGTGGAATCTGAGTTAGGTTTGGGTAGTACCTTCTGGTTTACTTTCGAAGCACAGGAGAGTAAGCGGGTATCGCCTAAAGCAAGCCTTTCGGAAAACCTATCCGAGACAAGCAAATCTTATTCTGATGATCCATTGAATGTGCTGCTGGTAGATGATAATCAGATCAATCAATTTGTTGCCAATGAGATATTGAAGAAAGCAGGCTGCAAAGTGGATATAGCCGAAAACGGAATTGAAGCAATTGCAAAAGTAAAGTCAAAGTCTTATGACCTGATTTTTATGGATATTCAAATGCCTCAGATGGACGGAGTAACAGCAACAAAAGAAATACGAAAGCTAAACCTTGCTCAAACACCTCCTATTATTGCGATGACGGCCTATTCCATGAAGGAGGATAAGGAAAAGTTTATTAAAGATGGAATGGACGACTATTTATCCAAACCTATAAAACCTGAAAATTTAATTAATAAGCTGAGAGAATGGAGTAGACATAAAAAGTCTGAGACAAAATCCGAGACAAATACCAATCAGGAAACATTAAAAACCAACGATGCAATTCTGAATCAGGAGGTTTTGGATAAACTGAAAGTTTTTGCTGATTCTGACACTTTACTAAATATCTATAACGACTTTGAAACAGAGGCTATTGAGCAAATAGAGGCATGTAAAAATTCTTTTAAAACAGAAGATATTAAGAATATTTTAAATAATTTGCATACTTTAAAAGGGACATCCGGAACTCTCGGAATAGCAAGAGTGGAGAAGCTGGCAAGAGAAATAGAGGGTAGGCTAAAACAAAACAATTTAACCAATCTGGAAGAGGGTCTGAATGAATTAGATAACGCCTTTCAGGAATTCAGAGATTATTACAAAAATATTTTTTAAAGAATAGAGATTATGAGCACTTACAAGAAAGTTCTTATTGCCGAGGATAGTTCAGTAATTCAAAACCTGACCAAAAAGATCCTGGAATTTCAGAATTACAAAATTTCAAGCGTAAAAAACGGGAAGGACGTATTAAAAGCTGTTGAATCAGAGAATTACGACATAATTTTAATGGATATAAACATGCCACTTATGGATGGTATGACTTGCGCTAAAGAAATCAGAAAAAACCCTGATTCTGTAAAATCGAAAGTACCCATTGTGGCAATAACAGGAAATGCTAAAAACTATAGCGATAAAGATTTTGTTGATGCCGGAATAAATGAGTATCTTCAGAAACCTCTCGATTTCGACAAACTGGTTGAAACCGTGAAAAAATGGACTTTATAAATTATGCAAATAAAATACACCAATCAGTTTTTAAATAAACTGGAAGATATTTTCGCAGAGTCTGAATATATGCTCAGATATGAAAAAGGCAATTTTCATTCAGGCTACTGCATTTTAAAAGACACAAAAGTAGCGGTTGTCAATAAATATTTTCCGGTTGAAGGTAAAATCAACTGCTTAATAGAAATTCTTCGTTCCATTAAGCTTGATGTATCAAGATTGAGTGAAAAAAACAAAAAGTTTTATCTGGAAATCAATCAAACTGAATTATCGCTTTGATCATTTCATTTCTGGGTACCGGTACATCTCAGGGCATACCTGTAATCGGCTGCGATTGCGAGGTATGCACTTCTCTTGACTTCAGAGACAAAAGGCTCAGAACTTCCATTCATATTCAAACGGAGGATCAAAGCATTGTAGTGGATACCGGCCCGGATTTCAGAACCCAGGCTTTAAGACAAAGAATTAAGAAGCTGGATGCCGTTTTAATTACTCACGCACATAAAGATCATACGGCAGGCCTCGATGATATCAGAGCTTACAATTATTCTCAGAAAAAAGATATGCCGGTGTATGGCAGGCTTGCCACTCTGGAGCAGTTGAAAAAAGAATTCTCTTACGCTTTCACTGAATTTAAATACCCGGGAGTTCCTGAAATAACGCTTGTTGAAATTGAAAATAAACCATTTAGTATAGGGAAAACCGAAATTACCCCAATTGAGGTAATGCATTACAAAATGCCGGTCTTTGGTTTCCGAATAAAGGATTTTACCTATATCACTGATGCTAATTATATTTCAGATCATGAACTTGAAAAAATACAGGGTACAAAAGTTTTAATACTGAATGCCCTGCAAAAACAAGAGCATATCTCACATTTCAATCTTGAACAGGCTCTGCATATCGTAGATAAAATAAAACCTCAAAAAGCATACTTTACACATATGGCCCATAAAATGGGTTTACATCGAAGTGTGGAAATTGAACTTCCTGCCAACGTTCATTTGGCTTATGATGGACAAGTTATAGATATGAGCAGCATTTAGATTTGTTGCTCTTGCTCACACTCTTGCTTCGTTCTATCTGAATCGCAAATAAATTGGGCTAGTTTATTACGATAAAAAAAGGCTGCCCTTTTACAGGCAGCCCATATATTTAAATAACTTTTAGCTATTTAAGATATTCGAAGGTTTCCTTCTTCACTTTCCTTTCTCCCTCGTACCTTCTAATAATATAACCGTTTGCTACAATGATTTGTTCATTTTAGAACAAGATTCTCCGTGAAGCACTTCATTCTTAACTTCCTCTGTTGCCTCACTAGCTTTTTTTCTTCCAGGACAACAAGTACGAACCTCTGCATCTGCGGAGTCCCTGCTTTGAAGTTCCTCATAGAACCCAGGGGGAATAAACGCGGTTTCAGGATATATATATCCTTTTTGAAGATAAGAAGAGTCTCTCTGGGCATAATATACCTCCAGACCAATCCAATCTTCATACCTTATAGGATTTACATCACCTTCGGGATATCTGTGAGGATTGCTTCCTCCCAGGTAATCATTGAACCTGTTATACTCATAATCCATATTTTCATAGATAACATGGTTCCCAAAAGAATTGAGCTTAAGAGTATTTTGCTCTGAAGTGATTTTTTCATCCTCAAACCACTCATGAAAATAACTAGGGCTATGGTGACCCGAGTTCTGATTATCCGCAGAGCTTACTTTCTGTCCTGGCAATGAAGATGTCGTAAACTGCTGATGTCCTCCTATTTCCTCATAAGCACAAGAGGATAACATTCCTCCTATCAGAAGGAATAACAGGTTTTTAATTTTTCTCATATAATTCTCTCCTTTCACATACACATCCATAAAAAGAACTATAAAAGAATTTCAAAAGTTATGAGCTATCTGCCAGTCTGACTATTTCCCATTTTTATATCCTATATCATAACTCTCTTTAATGTTTTCCATCTGCAGGTCCACCCCTCTGGTTTTGGCAGATATCTTAAAGTCATTCAATATTTCAATCACGTCATAATCAATATACTTTGCCTTTGATCCGTCAATGATGACTTTTGAATAATCGGGAATTTCCCGAAGCATAGTCATAATACTCGCTTTATTCAGGAAAGAAACTTCTTCTGCGAGATCTAGCCTCATAACCTTTGCATCTTCACTCTCCTTCATAGAACAGGAATAGGCGAGTTTCAAATTTCTTCTAAGAATAAATACAATTGAGACAATAATACCAACAACTATTCCTTTCAGAAGATCTGTAAGCACTATGGCAAGGATAGTCAATATAAACGGTACAAACTGTTCTACTCCATTTTTAAAAATAGTTTTATACAGTCCTATATTAGTAAGCTTATACCCGATTACAAGAAGAATTGCAGATAATGCTGCCAGAGGGATCTTATTTAAGATTTTATGTAAAAATATAACACACAACAAGAGTAATAAACCATGGTAAAAAGAGGAAAATTTTGATCTCGCTCCTGCTGAGATATTAGCAGTTCCTCTGACAATTACAGCCGTCATTGGTAAGCCTCCTATGATACCAGACAAGATATTACCAACACCTTGTGCTTTAAGCTCCCTATTTGTTGGTGTATGTCTTTTCAAAGGATCCAGCTTATCTACAGCCTCAATACTAAGCAGCGTTTCCAGACTTGCTACCACAGCAAGTGTTAGCCCTATTTTCCATACTTTAAAATTTGTAATCTCATTAAATGCCGGAAATATTATAAGCCCTTTAAGAGAACTCAATCCTTTGATCTCAGGAATTAATACAAGATGTTCTTTGTCTAATGCAAGCATAGGTATCTTCTCAGCAAAAATGATATTTAATAAAGAGCCTAATACTACCACTAGTAAAGGGGCTGGTATTGATTTTAAAAAACCTTTCGTGATCTTATTCCAGTAGATCATAACAAGAAGAGAAAGAACAGATATTATGATGGCCCCTTTATTCAATGACTGAAAAGCCCTTAAAAGCTCAGAAAAAGTATTTTCTTTATCAAACTGATCAAATGAAAAATCTCCCTCATAGTCTACATCATAGCCAATTGCATGAGGAATTTGTTTAAGGATCAGAATTATACCAATAGCGGCCAACATTCCTTTGATCACTGATGATGGGAATAATAAACTGATCGACCCCGCTTTTATAAAACCTAATATAATCTGTACCGCTCCTGCGATCACTACTCCTAGCAGGAAAGCGCTGTATCCTGCCTCTGTAATAGCATTAAGAACTATAACGGTAAGTCCTGCTGCGGGTCCACTTACACTGAGCTGAGAACCACTCAGCAATGCAACCACCAGCCCTCCCACTATACCGGCAATAATACCTGCAAAAAGCGGGGCTCCTGAAGCCAGAGCAATACCAAGGCAAAGTGGCAAAGCAACCACAAAAACCACCAAACCTGATGGAATATCATATTTTAAATTGGCAGATATTTGTTTTGAAAGATTATGTAATAAACTCATGCTAAAATTTTAAGTAGGTTAGAAACCGTTATACCCCACAATGAGACAAGCAGGATATAATTATGTTATAAAAATAGTAATCTGAAAACCAGGTAATGTTTCTAAACTATTTCAGGTGGTGGAGTTACCATTTCCCGGGACTGGCCGAGAAGAAAGAAGGGATTTGAATAAGGAAACTGTAAATTAGAAATTAGAAATTCAAGTATAAATGTATTCAATGGATTAAGGCATATTTTTTCTTTAGCTTCTGCTGCCTCCTTATTCTCATTATCATTTTCTGATTCTTCTTCATCGATATTTACCTTTACTGACGAAACTTTTTTCTTCAATGCCATACCTGATCCCGCCGACAGATAAAACACCTGCGGAACCATGACTGTAAAAAATAACATTAATATCAAAAAGTTTTTAAGCATGTAAATACAAGAATCCCTCTGAGACAAAGGTAATAAAAACGATTCAAAAAGAAGTTAATTTAACGATCTATTAACAGTGGTTACCACCTAACATTTTTAATTATCACAAATATCCTCAGAGAGCTAGCTTCTAAAATACATTTAATTATAAATATGGGACTTCAGAAAAGACCTGATCTAATAACACCCTGTACACTCCTGTGCTTTCAATAAAGTCCGGACATTTATAATGTTCTCCGGTTATCAGCAATGGCCATTCCTCCCTATAATCAGGAACCCTTCCATGAGATCCTTTAACTAAAGTTGCATCCAGTGGAATAAAATCCATAAGTGTTCTGAAGCCCATTTTTTTCTTTAGCAATTTAATCGCTGCCCTTGCTTTAATAAATTTTATTTCAGGGTTAAAAAATAATTCCACGGGATCATAACCCGGCTTTTTATGTATTTCTACGGTTCTTGCAAAGTCTGGCGCTTTAAGATCATCCAACCAATAGTAGTATGAAAACCATGAGTTCTTATCCGCAACTGCGATTAAATCTCCCGCTCTTTCATGATCAATATTTAAAAGCTCTTTATCCAGGCCACTTAAAACTACATCAATACCTTTGGATGAAGCCAGAAGTTTTTTAACATCTTCTTTAATAGACTTATCGTTAATATATACATGCGCTATTTGATGATCTGCTACTGCAAAAGCCCTGGAACCACCTGCATCCAGAAGTTCCAGACCACTTTCTTCCCTTAGTTTCAAATATCCTTTTTCTCTTAAAATTCTGTTAATATGTATAGGATTGGAAACATTTGAAATTGAATATTCAGAAACGATATTCACTTTAGCTCCTCTTCGTTCATAGAAAGTAATCAGTCTCTTACACAATTCATCTATTTCTCTAAGGTTTGCTTTGCTCCTGGAATCATCAGGCCCATATTGCTGCAGACAATAGTCAAGATGAGGCAGGTATATCAATGTAAGAGTAGGATTAAACATTCCATCTACCAGCATGGAAGCTTCTGCTATCCAATTACTCGACTTTATAGAAGTATTAGGCCCCCAGAAATTAAACAGAGGGAATGTACCCAGCTTCTTTTGCAGATAATCTCTCAGGCTTGAGGGATTGGAATAAACATCAGCCAACTTTTTTCCGTCAGCATGATACTGAGGTCTTGGGGTAACGGAGATATCAGCAGATGAATACATATTATACCACCAGAACATATTGGCAAATGTAAAATTAGGATCAATCTTTTTGGCTGCTTCCCAGATTTTTTCTGACTTAACAAGTTTGTTGGACTGCTTCCAGAACTTAATTTCGCAATCACCATGACTATACCACCCGTTTCCCACAATACCATGCTCTGCAGGAGTTTTGCCTGTTAAATAATTACTTTGAGCGGTACATGTAACCGCTGGAAATGCTGGTCTTACCGGCACTGTTTTTTTTCTGGAAGACCACTCCTTCAGAAAAGGAGTAGAATCTCCAAGCAGCTTTGAGGACAAAGCCACTAGGTTAATCACAACTACTTTATCCATAAATTCTGATATTGAACTTTCATATTTTCAAGCACCCACTTGAATTCATTCACAATTGATTCGGTTAAATCTATTTTAACTTCATCAGGTAATACACTCCAGGTATATGTTTCTATCTCCAAAACACTAGTGATTGACTGATGTTGCAGCAATTGAAATACATTTAATATGTCATCCTGAGTGGATTCCAATATTCCATAATTGGATACAAAAAGAGGCACATGATAATGAATTCTCCATTCTTCGCATGATCCATAATTATTGTCATGGATCATATCAGGCAAATCATTATATCTCTTAATTTCCTTATCATATCTTCCGGCAACTTGATGAAGGTAAATCTTATCACTTATAGATTTGAGTTTAGTGGAAAGGTCTTTATGATCTAATCCTGCAGGCTTGAATTTTAATGCTGCGCTTATCTGTATCTTGCCGATCCCTATCTTTTCTTTCTTATATAGAGCAAGCATTTCTGCAGGATTTTCAAACAATACAGAAGAGTGACATACATCAAAACAAACCTTGATATGTTCTCTAACTGCTGCTTCTGCCTCCTGCGCACTCATATTTTTTATTTCAGAGAAATACTTTATCGCTCCGGGAACGAGCCAGTTGTTGTAAAAATTGATCATTCCTCTGGTATCTTCTATAATTCCATCGGGCTCAGGTTCAATATCCAGATGAATTACTTTTCCGCTTTCATTTTTCACCTGAATTAAGTATTCCGTTATCAGAGCAAAATGAAAGCTTGCCTTCCTGAATATGTGATCCATCTGTTCATTGGTTTTAAACCAATGTCTGTAAGAAACCGGTGAAGTTGAGATCCCTCCTTCTATCCCTTGAGGAAGAAGAAAATTCAGAATTTTAATCAAACGAACAGTATACTCAATACGCTCACGGGAATTCCAATCAGGTAAATGTACTTTATCTTTCACAATGGTTCTATGAAAACCTCCATAGGGGAATCCATTGATTGTAAATACGTAGAAGCCATTAACTTCCAGCCACTGACGGAATCTGAAGAGGTTATCATTTGCTAATAATTCTCTTGCCGCTATGTCAGACAGGCGCAAACCTATACCAAATGGCCGTCCCGGATTAACCTTCTCTTTGATAGAAGGAAGATATTCTTTCAGGTTTCCAAAAGTTTCTTCCCAGGTTTCTCCAGGATGGATATTCGTGCAATACGTAAGATGAAAGCCTTTCTTAAAAGTCATAACGGGCTCATTTCATTTTTTTGGTAATATGAATTTGCTTGTTGTAAACTCTTTATAATTTCACCACTCTCAATTGCTCCCACCTCTACTCCTTTTCCAATAGCACTTAGAAGCATGATTGTAAGTTTTCCTCCGAGATGTTCTCTGAATTCATGTAATCCTATTTCCAATTCAGAATAATTGCTGATTAGAAAAGATAAGTACTCATTCACAATGTCTCTGAATCCACATCGGTTTATACAATCCAGTATTTGATGCCAGCTTTGCAGTGAGATGTAATTTCTTAGATATGAAATCGTAACATCAAGGACTATTCCTACTGCTACAGCTTCACCATGTCTTATTTTATAATTGTCCATCTGCTCCAGTTTATGTGCTGCCCAATGTCCAAAGTCAAGAGGACGGGAAGACCCACGCTCAAAGGGATCTTCTCCGCCTATGTGTTGCATATGAAGCTCTGCACACCGATAGATCAAATCCTGCATAATATCCTGGTCTCTGGCAACAAGAGAAGATGCATTATTCATTATAAAATGGAAAAACTCTTCGTCCTTTATCAATGAAACTTTAATTGCTTCTGCAATGCCTGCAATCCAATCCCTTTGGCTCAATGTCATGAGAAACTTTCTATCATTGATCACAGCAAAAGGTGGAGCAAAACATCCCAGAAAGTTTTTCTTATTAAAATAATTCACGCTGTTCTTTACTCCTACTCCTGAATCGTTCTGAGCAAGCACCGTAGTAGGAATTCTTATCAGGCGAATACCTCTGTGTGCAATTGAAGCTGCATATCCAGCAAGATCCAGTAAGGCACCACCGCCAACAACAATAATATAAGAATGCCTAGACAACTTCCCTCTCTCAATTGCTTCAAGAATTTCATTAACTCTTCCCATTTCATTTTTCACTGATTCTCCCCCAGGAAGAATCATAATTTCCGTAAGTTGTCCCGTCAGGTTATTATTAAAATATCTAGTGGTCTTAGTTAACAAATCAGGGCTTTTGCTAATGACAGTTTCATCAACAACCACCAACACTTTTTCTTCTGAAGACTTGTTAATTAATCCTTTCAGAATATGATTTCTTTCATCAAATATATCTTCCGTAAAAAATACCCTATAGGTAAAAGGGACGACGAATGATTGCTGCAAACTTTTCATAATAATTTTCCATCAACTATGAGTGATCAAACAAACACAAACCAATCTATTTAGAATTATAGATCAACCTTTACAATATTAAGGATATACAAATCAGGTTACAGCAAAGTATCTGGAGAGCGCAATAGACATTGGCAGCAGGACCAATATAGAAAGAGCAAACTCAGGACCGGCATATGCTGCAGTCAGAGTAGCATCCAAAAGGATTATTCCTATTATACCATTTTTAACTGCCTGTCTTATTACACCATAGTTGACTTTCATCTGCATTTTTATAATTGGTATAGAAGTAAGCAGCAGAAAGCCTAGTAAGAACGGGAGTATACTTAGTAACGAAAATTCTTTAACCAGCAATATAGTAATAAGACCTGAACATGCCAGGAGATAAAAGAAGAAGCCAGCATCCAGAATATTTTTTTTAATTCGTCCTGTTTCACATTTACTGATAAGTGTAATACCAATGATATAAAACAAGGGCACTAAAGCAAGATAAACATGCTGAATAATACTGTTGCTCACAATTGAAATCCCCAGTAACATATTCAAACCTCGGCATATTCCCATCATCAAAGGACCATAAACAACAGAATGCTTAGCTTTCGCATCGTAAGTAAAGGCTGAAATCACTATACAAAGAGCCAGAGCAGCACTGGAGAATGAGACCATTAATGCAAAGAAAATCCCAAAAGAAAAAAGACAAATGCCAAACCGTTTTGCTTCAATAATTGTGAGTTTTCCGCTTGGAATCATTCTTTCAGGACGTTCTATTCTGTCTATATCATAATCGAAAACATCATTAAATACAATTCCTCCGGCATAAAGACATGCTGTAGACAATACAAGCATTAGCCCCTTTAACAAGAGAGAACTATCTCCAGACCAAGCTAATGCAGATGTAGCAATCAATGCACCGTTTATAACGTCTGCAGTAGAAGACAATACATTAGCGGGTCTCGCAATTGTCAAATATGCCTGTAACTTTCCCATCAGACAATTATATTTGAACTATCATTTTTTGGTAATGACTTTTTATCAACTTTTTTCAATTTCTGATCTCCCCTTAATACAGAATTACCATTGAAAGTATTGTCAATATTTTCTTCCGCATTCAACCAGTCCGATTCCTTTATTTTTCCGCTCAGACCAAATACCTGCAGTGCATTGCTATAACATACTTTATCAATATCTCTTGAAGGGATTCCTTTTGCTTCCATCAATAAGGCAGTTTTAGGGACAGCTAATGGATCGCTGATGCCCCAATCGGCCGCGCTGTTTATAATAATTCTTTCACTACCATACTTTTTTACAATTTCCACCATTCTTTCATTACCCATTTTGGTATTCGGATAAATGGTAAAAGCGGCCCAGAATCCTTGATCCAATACATCCTTAACTGTCTCTTCATTATTATGATCAATCACAACCCATGAAGGATCTAATTTATGTTCAAGGCAAACCTCCATACTTCTTAGTGTGCCTCGCTTTTTATTTCTATGCGGGGTGTGAATCTGTACAGGTAATAAAGTCTCTTTAGATAAAATCAACTGTTGTCTGAAATACTTTTCTTCCAATGGAGTTTGTTCATCATATCCGATTTCGCCTACACCTACAACCTTTTCTTTACATAGAAATAAAGGTAGAATATTCATAACAGATTCGGCCAATTGCTGATTATTGGATTCTTTGGAATTAAGACCTATTGTGCAATAGTGCATGATCCCAAACTGGCTTGCACGAAATCTTTCCCAACCAATAAGTCCGCTGAAATAATCTTTAAAAGAACCAGCTTCAGTGCGTGGCTGTCCTACCCAGAAAGAAGGTTCTATTACAGCTACTATACCTGCTTCAGCCATTCTCTGATAATCATCAGTAGTTCTGGAAACCATGTGTACATGAGGATCAATAAATCTTTTCATATATAAAATTTTAAAACTCCTGTAATTTCATTTTATTCCACTTATTGGTAATATCCTGCCAGGACAATTCATTATCTATCATCTTACCATGCAGATCAGGTCTATGGTCAAGCAGCATCAGAACAGCTTCCTCAGTATTGCTCACATAACATGTAAGTGCTGCAGTTTCCTGGCTTAACTGATTCTTATCTTCAAATAAAGCCTTCACATCTTTTAGGTGATTCGTTGAAAGGAAGGGAGCTATGATTCTCCAGATTTCAGGGGTAATTTCCCTGCTTGCAGCTTTTCTCTCATGAACCAGATCGATTGCCATATCGGATAGTGCGGCATTGGCACGTCTTTCCAAACCAAAAATGTCACTGATAGGACTATCTATAAAGGCTGCTTTTAGTACCATCTGATTCCATTGTGATTCATTAAAAAAATCACAAGGAAACGGATTATTCAAGGCGATAGCTTCAAATAGCAGTTGGGAATTGGAGCGCACCCCTTCAGAGGCAATTTCAGTCAATCGATTCTGATAAGGCAGGATTGACAAGCCTTTTAAAATTGCTACCCTTTCATCAAGGTCTGCAGTACCAAAAATATTTTTTATCAGATTAAGAAATTCTTCTCCACTAAG includes:
- a CDS encoding response regulator, which encodes MSTYKKVLIAEDSSVIQNLTKKILEFQNYKISSVKNGKDVLKAVESENYDIILMDINMPLMDGMTCAKEIRKNPDSVKSKVPIVAITGNAKNYSDKDFVDAGINEYLQKPLDFDKLVETVKKWTL
- a CDS encoding MBL fold metallo-hydrolase, whose protein sequence is MIISFLGTGTSQGIPVIGCDCEVCTSLDFRDKRLRTSIHIQTEDQSIVVDTGPDFRTQALRQRIKKLDAVLITHAHKDHTAGLDDIRAYNYSQKKDMPVYGRLATLEQLKKEFSYAFTEFKYPGVPEITLVEIENKPFSIGKTEITPIEVMHYKMPVFGFRIKDFTYITDANYISDHELEKIQGTKVLILNALQKQEHISHFNLEQALHIVDKIKPQKAYFTHMAHKMGLHRSVEIELPANVHLAYDGQVIDMSSI
- a CDS encoding SulP family inorganic anion transporter, whose protein sequence is MSLLHNLSKQISANLKYDIPSGLVVFVVALPLCLGIALASGAPLFAGIIAGIVGGLVVALLSGSQLSVSGPAAGLTVIVLNAITEAGYSAFLLGVVIAGAVQIILGFIKAGSISLLFPSSVIKGMLAAIGIILILKQIPHAIGYDVDYEGDFSFDQFDKENTFSELLRAFQSLNKGAIIISVLSLLVMIYWNKITKGFLKSIPAPLLVVVLGSLLNIIFAEKIPMLALDKEHLVLIPEIKGLSSLKGLIIFPAFNEITNFKVWKIGLTLAVVASLETLLSIEAVDKLDPLKRHTPTNRELKAQGVGNILSGIIGGLPMTAVIVRGTANISAGARSKFSSFYHGLLLLLCVIFLHKILNKIPLAALSAILLVIGYKLTNIGLYKTIFKNGVEQFVPFILTILAIVLTDLLKGIVVGIIVSIVFILRRNLKLAYSCSMKESEDAKVMRLDLAEEVSFLNKASIMTMLREIPDYSKVIIDGSKAKYIDYDVIEILNDFKISAKTRGVDLQMENIKESYDIGYKNGK
- a CDS encoding alkaline phosphatase family protein; translation: MDKVVVINLVALSSKLLGDSTPFLKEWSSRKKTVPVRPAFPAVTCTAQSNYLTGKTPAEHGIVGNGWYSHGDCEIKFWKQSNKLVKSEKIWEAAKKIDPNFTFANMFWWYNMYSSADISVTPRPQYHADGKKLADVYSNPSSLRDYLQKKLGTFPLFNFWGPNTSIKSSNWIAEASMLVDGMFNPTLTLIYLPHLDYCLQQYGPDDSRSKANLREIDELCKRLITFYERRGAKVNIVSEYSISNVSNPIHINRILREKGYLKLREESGLELLDAGGSRAFAVADHQIAHVYINDKSIKEDVKKLLASSKGIDVVLSGLDKELLNIDHERAGDLIAVADKNSWFSYYYWLDDLKAPDFARTVEIHKKPGYDPVELFFNPEIKFIKARAAIKLLKKKMGFRTLMDFIPLDATLVKGSHGRVPDYREEWPLLITGEHYKCPDFIESTGVYRVLLDQVFSEVPYL
- the eboE gene encoding metabolite traffic protein EboE; this translates as MTFKKGFHLTYCTNIHPGETWEETFGNLKEYLPSIKEKVNPGRPFGIGLRLSDIAARELLANDNLFRFRQWLEVNGFYVFTINGFPYGGFHRTIVKDKVHLPDWNSRERIEYTVRLIKILNFLLPQGIEGGISTSPVSYRHWFKTNEQMDHIFRKASFHFALITEYLIQVKNESGKVIHLDIEPEPDGIIEDTRGMINFYNNWLVPGAIKYFSEIKNMSAQEAEAAVREHIKVCFDVCHSSVLFENPAEMLALYKKEKIGIGKIQISAALKFKPAGLDHKDLSTKLKSISDKIYLHQVAGRYDKEIKRYNDLPDMIHDNNYGSCEEWRIHYHVPLFVSNYGILESTQDDILNVFQLLQHQSITSVLEIETYTWSVLPDEVKIDLTESIVNEFKWVLENMKVQYQNLWIK
- a CDS encoding 3-dehydroquinate synthase; translation: MKSLQQSFVVPFTYRVFFTEDIFDERNHILKGLINKSSEEKVLVVVDETVISKSPDLLTKTTRYFNNNLTGQLTEIMILPGGESVKNEMGRVNEILEAIERGKLSRHSYIIVVGGGALLDLAGYAASIAHRGIRLIRIPTTVLAQNDSGVGVKNSVNYFNKKNFLGCFAPPFAVINDRKFLMTLSQRDWIAGIAEAIKVSLIKDEEFFHFIMNNASSLVARDQDIMQDLIYRCAELHMQHIGGEDPFERGSSRPLDFGHWAAHKLEQMDNYKIRHGEAVAVGIVLDVTISYLRNYISLQSWHQILDCINRCGFRDIVNEYLSFLISNYSELEIGLHEFREHLGGKLTIMLLSAIGKGVEVGAIESGEIIKSLQQANSYYQKNEMSPL
- the eboC gene encoding UbiA-like protein EboC (EboC, a homolog the polyprenyltransferase UbiA, belongs to system of proteins involved in the trafficking of precursor metabolites to an extracytoplasmic compartment so that the biosynthesis of certain natural products, such as scytonemin, can be completed.); protein product: MGKLQAYLTIARPANVLSSTADVINGALIATSALAWSGDSSLLLKGLMLVLSTACLYAGGIVFNDVFDYDIDRIERPERMIPSGKLTIIEAKRFGICLFSFGIFFALMVSFSSAALALCIVISAFTYDAKAKHSVVYGPLMMGICRGLNMLLGISIVSNSIIQHVYLALVPLFYIIGITLISKCETGRIKKNILDAGFFFYLLACSGLITILLVKEFSLLSILPFLLGFLLLTSIPIIKMQMKVNYGVIRQAVKNGIIGIILLDATLTAAYAGPEFALSILVLLPMSIALSRYFAVT
- a CDS encoding TatD family hydrolase, which codes for MKRFIDPHVHMVSRTTDDYQRMAEAGIVAVIEPSFWVGQPRTEAGSFKDYFSGLIGWERFRASQFGIMHYCTIGLNSKESNNQQLAESVMNILPLFLCKEKVVGVGEIGYDEQTPLEEKYFRQQLILSKETLLPVQIHTPHRNKKRGTLRSMEVCLEHKLDPSWVVIDHNNEETVKDVLDQGFWAAFTIYPNTKMGNERMVEIVKKYGSERIIINSAADWGISDPLAVPKTALLMEAKGIPSRDIDKVCYSNALQVFGLSGKIKESDWLNAEENIDNTFNGNSVLRGDQKLKKVDKKSLPKNDSSNIIV
- a CDS encoding EboA domain-containing protein gives rise to the protein MKNTFSIQEVKAARHFIEKKIALVITEDQYRWYIEQIEKVRSGVYRNIYFAFSKVSTVFGKRILDLNEDDLIETVIIRKGWNPSFWTVTEFIRINMLMELTFLSGEEFLNLIKNIFGTADLDERVAILKGLSILPYQNRLTEIASEGVRSNSQLLFEAIALNNPFPCDFFNESQWNQMVLKAAFIDSPISDIFGLERRANAALSDMAIDLVHERKAASREITPEIWRIIAPFLSTNHLKDVKALFEDKNQLSQETAALTCYVSNTEEAVLMLLDHRPDLHGKMIDNELSWQDITNKWNKMKLQEF